From the Lepisosteus oculatus isolate fLepOcu1 chromosome 1, fLepOcu1.hap2, whole genome shotgun sequence genome, one window contains:
- the LOC102693209 gene encoding sorbin and SH3 domain-containing protein 2 isoform X10, with product MNTDSGGCARETAAVFVTLRPMKRVQSSPNLYVTTGNDSQSSDSDVWRSYSVNDGLRNGEASSSSLAAKGFRSVRPNLQDKKSPTLAPLPPPRRDSFHKSPISTVPNNPPSYIHQHVREQSFGTLYMKKTRNEKFVQKEAYSRNTGSSFSHKEDTSVTSEATSSTLSVPGTNISSPSSGSQVQERRVSSLKLTSSEGQSAASTPRDPLTPANVTKASPKEHRPPSPEASRSQPEKHTASLSIQIAPQAAGHSSVPGPKSTQGQASATSSETKGMDSSDKGQSSSLPCSSGAHVLGSPNVSSNTSQTHLQPSPSPSHPSSLPPVNRSRFPPESGTRVESAESLPAHLHRATFPVPYSPSEYSCPGPDITLHLREATSPVTDSSLSELSSRTLSESSSAVLEELQICGAGTNESSETPSPTLSQMSAVTDDTTLTSTATVTNGQMTVNGSSATASSPLSHVQRSFSPPSCPPAPPSLSPSIVVMQHSRRMESSESITHESLSHSYSAVSTIPIARSSEEEKRVSVIKAPHYAGIGPVDESGIPIAIRTTVDRPKDWYKTMFKQIHMVHKPDDADGDTYNATYALVNTDTYGVPQPVQAHPAPKTHTYRPLSKSTSDNGPSAFKESSPVPPPPPPPAPSPSPLRPRDRAAPETNEWGPPDRKVDTRKYRAEPRSIFEYEPGKSSVLEQERPTSLYHSSADRTPERPSSSASDYRKRRKSEPAVSQQRSQSDHNANQTSPRAADPHRINSTLRKPLTSSSPSSPSRAKGGDFSKMHSPLLSCSGPNHNASHESDYSCYSDHSFPVIPLGSKRSICFKNGWQSHRQNAENWSSAEEAVSPKLKSRSCDDLLTDERDSLTDTQTRSESVGSLLCDEEAKGACHGCREGPDSQRPRARHRSAHDAPGFLKLYRKMHHINRKDLLTSEVICSVRSRILQYEKEQQKDRLAGWREFGDEVPRDMVPTRISEFERLIQKSKSMPNLGDEMLSEGTLGSSKRGSRPRRRFSIESLLDEENPNRNPPEGQPQYLKSKAVVPIHIEVTSDHPQRAASQFDYSDSEHDALVSDLSDFIQIEGSSFCSESDFDHFSFTSSESFYGSGPHQHHHHHHHHKHLVSSCKGRCPASYTRFTTMLKHERAKQDRKQQLKKEEAESNLSKLAFLVSPVPFRRKKCLPPQKQTHKPKSKTSVYEALDSALKDIYDHIKAEKRRGSLPDNSILHRLIAELIPDIPERNSSLKALRRRSPEQQPYLHPPPDGGVNYTSYPPDYGRSPFSASYQDMDANNNQGNDNARCFQDQESSRGSSSFPDVGQCTPRDRRATPDREKQPARAIYDFKAQTAKELTFKKGDTVYILRQIDQNWYEGELRGQVGIFPISYIEKLPPAEKHLPARPPPPAQVREIGEAVAKYNFTADTNVELSLRKGERVILLRQVDQNWYEGKIPETNKQGIFPVSYVDVLKKSPTRSPGHYPDPPIPQSYSSDRIHTLGSTKLPV from the exons GCGCCACTCCCACCTCCAAGGAGAGACAGTTTTCACAAATCCCCAATAAGCACTGTTCCAAATAACCCACCTAGTTACATTCACCAGCATGTGCGTGAACAGTCCTTTGGGACACTGTACATGAAGAAAACCAGGAATGAGAAATTTGTACAGAAGGAGGCTTACTCGAGAAATACAGGCTCGTCCTTCTCCCACAAGGAGGACACCTCTGTTACATCAGAGGCCACTAGCTCCACGTTATCTGTGCCCGGCACTAATATTTCCTCTCCGTCTAGTGGAAGCCAGGTTCAAGAGCGTAGAGTTTCTTCCCTCAAACTAACATCCTCAGAGGGTCAGAGTGCAGCTAGCACTCCCAGAGACCCGCTGACACCTGCGAATGTCACGAAAGCAAGCCCTAAAGAGCACCGACCCCCATCACCAGAGGCATCTAGAAGCCAGCCTGAGAAACACACAGCTTCTCTTTCCATCCAGATAGCTCCACAGGCCGCTGGTCAtagctcagtgcctgggccaaAGAGTACCCAGGGTCAGGCCTCGGCCACTTCTTCAGAAACCAAAGGGATGGACTCAAGCGACAAAGGACAGAGTTCGTCACTTCCTTGCTCTTCTGGGGCTCACGTG CTTGGAAGCCCGAATGTTTCTTCAAACACTTCCCAGACGCACCTACAGCCATCGCCGAGCCCGTCCCATCCGTCCTCCCTGCCGCCTGTTAACAGATCCCGTTTCCCACCCGAGAGCGGCACCCGTGTAGAGTCTGCGGAATCGCTGCCCGCTCACCTGCACAGAGCCACATTCCCGGTCCCTTACTCCCCTTCCGAGTACAGCTGCCCTGGCCCAGACATCACACTGCATCTGAGGGAAGCCACTTCCCCCGTCACAGACTCCTCGCTCAGCGAGCTCTCGTCCCGCACCCTGAGCGAGTCGTCCTCGGCTGTTCTGGAAGAGCTCCAGATCTGTGGTGCTGGCACCAACGAGAGTTCAGAAACACCTTCCCCAACACTGAGTCAGATGTCTGCTGTCACTGACGACACCACCTTAACCTCCACCGCTACAGTCACTAAT GGCCAGATGACCGTCAATGGGAGCTCCGCCACGGCCAGCAGCCCCCTCAGTCATGTGCAGAGGTCCTTCtcccccccctcctgcccccccgcccccccctccCTCAGCCCCAGCATCGTTGTCATGCAGCACAGCCGGCGCATGG AGTCGTCGGAGTCCATCACCCACGAATCCCTCTCTCACAGCTACTCTGCTGTGAGCACCATTCCGATTGCTAGGTCTTCAGAAGAGGAGAAGAGAGTGTCCGTTATTAAAGCTCCCCATTATGCAGGAATTGGTCCAGTGGATGAATCTGGAATTCCAATAGCAATCAGAACG actGTGGACAGGCCAAAGGACTGGTATAAGACCATGTTTAAACAAATCCATATGGTACATAAACCAG ATGATGCAGATGGAGACACGTACAATGCCACATATGCATTAGTAAACACGG ATACCTACGGCGTGCCTCAGCCGGTCCAGGCCCACCCGGCGCCGAAGACGCACACGTACCGCCCCCTGTCGAAGAGTACCTCGGACAACGGCCCCAGTGCCTTCAAGGAGTCTTCGCCCGTGCCCCCGCCTCCTCCCCCGCCCGCGCCGTCGCCGTCGCCGCTGCGGCCGCGGGACAGAGCCGCGCCGGAAAC GAATGAATGGGGACCTCCAGACAGAAAAGTAGATACCAGAAAATACCGCGCTGAGCCCAGAAGTATCTTCGAGTACGAGCCAGGAAAGTCCTCCGTTCTGGAGCAGGAGAGACCA ACTTCATTATATCACTCTTCAGCAGACAGAACTCCAGAAAGACCGTCAAG CTCAGCAAGTGATTACAGAAAAAGAAGGAAGTCTGAGCCTGCTGTAAGCCAACAGAGATCCCAGAGTGATCACAATGCAAATCAGACTTCACCAAGGGCTGCAGACCCACATAGGATCAATAGCACACTCAGAAAGCCATTGACTAGTTCCTCACCCTCATCCCCATCTAGAGCAAAAG GTGGGGATTTTAGCAAAATGCACTCACCCCTTTTAAGTTGTTCAGGTCCCAACCACAATGCCTCGCACGAGTCGGACTACAGCTGCTACAGCGATCACTCTTTCCCCGTTATCCCTCTCGGCTCAAAGAGATCCATCTGCTTCAAGAACGGGTGGCAGAGCCACCGCCAGAATGCGGAAAACTGGAGCAGTGCGGAGGAGGCCGTCTCCCCAAAGCTCAAGTCTCGTAGCTGCGACGACCTGCTGACGGACGAGCGCGACAGCTTGACGGACACACAGACGCGGTCGGAGAGTGTGGGCTCCCTGCTGTGCGACGAGGAGGCGAAAGGTGCCTGTCATGGCTGCCGGGAGGGCCCGGACTCCCAGAGGCCCAGAGCCCGTCACCGATCCGCGCACGACGCGCCCGGGTTCCTGAAGCTCTACAGGAAGATGCACCACATCAACCGCAAGGATCTGCTGACCTCCGAGGTAATTTGTTCGGTCAGGTCCCGGATATTGCAGTATGAGAAAGAGCAGCAGAAAGACAGGCTCGCGGGATGGAGGGAATTCGGCGACGAGGTGCCCAGGGACATGGTGCCAACGAGGATTTCTGAATTCGAGAGACTCATCCAGAAGTCCAAATCCATGCCGAATCTGGGCGACGAGATGCTGTCGGAGGGAACTCTCGGGTCCTCTAAAAGGGGAAGCCGCCCGAGGCGTCGCTTTTCCATCGAGTCCTTGCTGGACGAGGAGAATCCCAACAGGAATCCACCCGAGGGCCAACCTCAGTACTTGAAGAGCAAAGCAGTTGTGCCAATCCACATCGAAGTCACCAGCGATCATCCGCAGCGCGCCGCGTCCCAGTTCGACTACTCGGACAGCGAGCACGACGCGCTGGTGTCCGACCTCAGCGACTTCATCCAGATCGAGGGCTCTTCCTTCTGCAGCGAGAGCGACTTCGACCATTTCTCCTTCACCTCCTCGGAGAGCTTCTATGGGTCGGGCCCCCAtcagcaccaccaccaccaccatcatcaCAAGCACCTGGTCAGCTCCTGCAAGGGCAGGTGCCCCGCCTCGTACACCAGGTTCACTACCATGCTGAAGCACGAAAGGGCTAAGCAGGACAGGAAGcagcagctgaagaaggaggaGGCGGAGTCCAACCTTTCCAAGTTGGCATTCCTCGTCAGCCCAGTGCCTTTCAGGAGAAAAAAGTGCTTGCCTCCTCAGAAACAGACTCATAAGCCAAAATCTAAGACCTCAGTTTATGAAGCGCTGGACTCAGCTCTGAAGGATATCTATGATCACATTAAAGCCGAGAAGAGGAGAGGAAGCCTCCCGGACAACAGCATATTGCACAGACTCATAGCAGAACTGATCCCAGATATCCCTGAGAGAAACTCCTCCCTCAAAGCCTTGAGGAGGAGGAGCCCCGAGCAGCAGCCTTACCTCCACCCGCCACCAGATGGCGGCGTGAATTACACCTCATACCCGCCAGATTATGGAAGATCACCCTTCAGTGCCTCTTACCAAGATATGGATGCCAACAACAACCAGGGGAATGATAATGCACGCTGCTTTCAAG ATCAGGAATCCTCAAGAGGCTCGTCTTCTTTTCCTGATGTGGGTCAGTGCACTCCCAGAGACAGAAGAGCTACACCAGACAGAGAG AAACAGCCTGCCAGAGCAATATATGACTTTAAGGCACAGACTGCAAA GGAGCTGACGTTCAAGAAAGGGGACACGGTGTACATCCTCAGGCAGATCGACCAGAACTGGTACGAAGGAGAGCTCCGGGGGCAAGTCGGCATCTTCCCCATTTCCTACATCGAG AAACTCCCGCCCGCCGAGAAGCACCTGCCGGCACGGCCGCCCCCGCCGGCACAGGTCCGAGAGATCGGGGAGGCTGTGGCCAAGTACAACTTCACCGCGGACACCAATGTGGAGCTCTCGCTGAGGAAG GGGGAGAGAGTCATTCTTCTGAGACAGGTGGATCAGAACTGGTACGAGGGGAAGATCCCAGAGACTAATAAGCAAGGCATCTTCCCTGTGTCCTACGTGGATGTCCTCAAAAAGTCCCCTACCAGGAGT